DNA sequence from the Terriglobia bacterium genome:
CATTCTGAGCGAACGCACAGGCTTCGACGTCCGGCTCAAGGCGGAGATGTTTCAGAAGGGCGGATCGTACAAGGTCCGCGGGCCGCTGAACAAGTTCCGCCATCTGACAGAAGAGCAGCGCAAACGCGGCGTGATCTGCTCTTCCGCCGGGAACCACGCGCAGGGCGTGGCCCTGGCGGCAGGCGTGTACAAGATGAAAGCCGTGGTAGTGATGGCCAGCAACGCCACGCAGTCGAAAGTGGACGCCACGCGGGCCTACGGCGCCGAGGTCGTCCAGCACGGATTGATCTGGGACGAAGCCAACGAGAAGTCCAAGCAGCTTTGTGAAGAACGCGGCCTGACCTACATCCATCCTTTTGACGACATGCAACTCATCACCGGCCAGGGAACGCTTGGCCTGGAAGTCTATGAGGACTTTCCGCAGGTGGACGTCGCGGTGGTGCCCATCGGCGGCGGAGGGTTGATCTCCGGCGTTTCCATGGCGCTGAAGGCACTGAATCCCAAGATCAAGATCATCGGTGT
Encoded proteins:
- a CDS encoding pyridoxal-phosphate dependent enzyme, yielding MPPQVSTAPEVSLREFQEARKIVSSFAYHTPLLTSRILSERTGFDVRLKAEMFQKGGSYKVRGPLNKFRHLTEEQRKRGVICSSAGNHAQGVALAAGVYKMKAVVVMASNATQSKVDATRAYGAEVVQHGLIWDEANEKSKQLCEERGLTYIHPFDDMQLITGQGTLGLEVYEDFPQVDVAVVPIGGGGLISGVSMALKALNPKIKIIGVESSDGPGMKKSIEAGHVVTLDKIDCIIDGLRVKRVGEHTFSVVQRFVDDIVTLPDREIFDAMIWIMSHCKLVVEGAAAAPVAALLHGLIKAPAGSKVVCVLSGGNVNLDQLKGLKWN